A single genomic interval of Melanotaenia boesemani isolate fMelBoe1 chromosome 4, fMelBoe1.pri, whole genome shotgun sequence harbors:
- the mchr1a gene encoding melanin-concentrating hormone receptor 1, producing the protein MGKAKCTPVSEPIIPRLELCAAVLAVKLSELLAEELKRIKHCSQPEQWRYVPTEHNPADHAEVEAVHCGASLPVIFGIICFVGIIGNCIVMYTIMKKTKCHAKQTVPDIFILNLSIVDLLFLLGMPFLIHQLLGNGTWHFGATMCTFITALDSNSQIVSTYILTAMTFDRYLATVHPIRFNYVRTPCVAALVIGLVWGLSLLTIIPVWMYAGLMPLPDGLVACALLLPDPITDTYWFTLYQFFLAFAIPLAIICLVFFKILQHMSTSVAPLPPQSLRVRTKKVTRMAVAICLAFFICWAPYYILQLVHLGIQNPSLAFSYTYNIAISMGYANSCINPFLYIILSETFKRQFLRAVRPINRKFRVNPSTTDGGSMMVRMIPEEVQQEPASRELLPSNGDPQ; encoded by the exons ATGGGTAAAGCCAAGTGCACTCCAGTTTCAGAGCCCATCATTCCCAGATTAGAGCTCTGTGCTGCTGTGCTTGCTGTGAAGTTGTCTGAGCTCCTCGCCGAAGAGCTTAAG AGAATTAAGCACTGTTCTCAGCCAGAGCAGTGGAGATATGTCCCTACTGAGCACAACCCAGCTGATCATG CTGAAGTTGAGGCTGTTCACTGCGGTGCCAGCCTCCCTGTGATCTTCGGCATCATCTGTTTTGTGGGGATTATTGGGAATTGCATAGTCATGTACACCATAATGAAGAAGACCAAATGTCATGCCAAGCAAACTGTCCCagacatctttattttaaatctgtcaATTGTTGATCTCCTGTTTCTTCTCGGGATGCCATTCCTCATCCACCAGTTACTGGGCAACGGTACCTGGCACTTCGGGGCTACTATGTGTACTTTCATCACTGCACTCGACTCCAACAGTCAGATTGTCAGTACTTACATCCTCACTGCAATGACCTTTGACCGTTACTTGGCTACGGTCCACCCCATCCGCTTCAACTATGTCCGTACACCCTGTGTGGCTGCTTTGGTCATAGGACTCGTGTGGGGCCTGTCCTTGCTCACCATCATCCCCGTGTGGATGTATGCGGGTCTGATGCCTCTTCCGGATGGATTGGTTGCCTGTGCCCTCCTTCTGCCTGATCCAATCACTGACACATACTGGTTTACACTCTATCAGTTTTTCTTGGCCTTTGCTATACCCCTTGCCATAATCTGTCTGGTGTTCTTTAAGATCCTCCAACACATGTCCACCAGTGTGGCACCACTGCCCCCACAAAGTTTGAGGGTACGCACCAAGAAGGTGACGCGGATGGCAGTGGCCATCTGCCTGGCTTTCTTTATCTGCTGGGCTCCTTATTACATCCTCCAACTTGTTCACCTCGGAATACAAAACCCAAGCCTGGCTTTTTCATATACCTACAACATTGCTATTAGCATGGGCTACGCTAACAGCTGCATCAATCCATTCCTTTATATTATCCTCAGCGAGACCTTCAAAAGACAGTTTCTCAGGGCAGTGCGCCCAATTAACAGAAAGTTCAGAGTGAATCCAAGCACCACGGATGGTGGCAGCATGATGGTGAGGATGATACCTGAAGAGGTTCAGCAGGAGCCAGCCTCAAGAGAGCTGTTGCCATCCAATGGGGATCCACAGTAA